In Mycolicibacterium alvei, a single window of DNA contains:
- a CDS encoding carbohydrate ABC transporter permease, whose product MSRTQNSTSERKLAFALIAPAVILMIAVTAYPIGYAVWLSLQRYNLAAPDDTAFVGFANYQTILTDRYWWTAFAVTLAITVVSVAIEFVLGMALALVMHRTIFGKGVVRTAVLIPYGIVTVAASYSWYYAWTPGTGYLANLLPDGSAPLTEQLPSLAIIVLAEVWKTTPFMALLLLAGLALVPQDLLNAAQVDRAGAWSRLVKVILPLIKPAILVALLFRTLDAFRIFDNIYVLTGGANSTGSVSILGYDNLFKAFNLGLGSAISVLIFLSVAVIAFIFITLFGASAPGAEGEGHR is encoded by the coding sequence GTGAGTAGGACTCAGAACAGCACATCCGAACGGAAGCTTGCGTTCGCGCTGATCGCCCCTGCGGTGATCCTGATGATCGCGGTGACGGCATACCCGATCGGCTACGCGGTGTGGCTGAGCCTGCAGCGCTACAACCTGGCCGCCCCCGACGACACCGCCTTCGTCGGATTCGCCAACTACCAGACCATCCTCACCGACCGGTACTGGTGGACGGCGTTCGCGGTGACGTTGGCGATCACCGTCGTCTCGGTGGCGATCGAGTTCGTCCTCGGTATGGCACTGGCACTGGTCATGCACCGCACCATCTTCGGCAAGGGCGTGGTCCGGACCGCGGTGCTGATCCCGTACGGCATCGTGACGGTAGCAGCCTCCTACAGCTGGTACTACGCCTGGACACCGGGCACCGGATACCTGGCCAACCTGCTACCCGACGGCAGCGCCCCGTTGACCGAACAGCTGCCCTCGCTGGCCATCATCGTGCTGGCCGAGGTGTGGAAGACCACGCCGTTCATGGCGCTGCTGCTGCTGGCGGGGCTGGCACTGGTGCCGCAGGATCTGCTCAATGCCGCCCAGGTCGACCGGGCCGGGGCGTGGTCGCGGTTGGTGAAAGTGATTCTGCCGCTGATCAAACCGGCCATCCTGGTGGCGCTGTTGTTCCGCACCCTGGACGCGTTCCGGATCTTCGACAACATCTACGTGTTGACCGGGGGAGCCAACAGCACCGGGTCGGTGTCGATCCTGGGGTACGACAACCTGTTCAAGGCGTTCAACCTCGGATTGGGTTCGGCCATCAGTGTGCTGATCTTCCTGTCGGTGGCGGTCATCGCATTCATCTTCATCACGTTGTTCGGTGCGTCGGCGCCCGGTGCAGAGGGGGAAGGACACCGATGA
- a CDS encoding carbohydrate ABC transporter permease, whose amino-acid sequence MGARRATGWTVVNILVVLYALIPVLWILSLSLKPTSSVKDGKLIPSQITFDNYKGIFTGDIFTSALINSIGIGLITTVIAVVIGGMAAYAVARLDFPGKKLLVGVALLIAMFPQISLVTPLFNLWRSIGLFDTWPGLIIPYITFALPLAIYTLSAFFREIPWDLEKAAKMDGATPAQAFRKVIAPLAAPGIVTAAILVFIFAWNDLLLALSLTATERAITAPVAIANFTGSSQFEEPTGSIAAGAMVITIPIIIFVLIFQRRIVAGLTSGAVKG is encoded by the coding sequence GTGGGTGCGCGGCGCGCGACCGGGTGGACCGTCGTGAACATCCTGGTGGTGCTCTACGCGCTGATCCCGGTGTTGTGGATCCTGTCGCTGTCGTTGAAGCCGACGTCGAGTGTCAAGGACGGCAAGCTGATTCCGTCGCAGATCACGTTCGACAACTACAAGGGCATCTTCACCGGGGACATCTTCACCTCGGCGTTGATCAACTCGATCGGCATCGGCCTGATCACCACGGTGATCGCCGTGGTGATCGGCGGCATGGCCGCCTATGCGGTGGCGCGGTTGGATTTCCCCGGCAAGAAGTTGCTGGTGGGGGTGGCGCTGCTGATCGCGATGTTCCCGCAGATCTCGTTGGTGACACCACTTTTCAATCTGTGGCGCAGTATCGGCCTGTTCGACACCTGGCCCGGCCTGATCATCCCCTACATCACCTTCGCGCTGCCGCTGGCGATTTACACGCTCTCGGCATTCTTCCGGGAGATCCCGTGGGATCTGGAGAAGGCCGCCAAGATGGACGGCGCCACTCCGGCCCAGGCCTTCCGCAAGGTGATCGCTCCGCTGGCCGCCCCGGGCATCGTCACCGCAGCCATTCTGGTGTTCATCTTCGCCTGGAACGACCTGCTGCTGGCGCTGTCGCTGACCGCGACCGAACGCGCGATCACCGCGCCGGTGGCGATCGCGAACTTCACCGGTAGTTCCCAATTCGAGGAGCCGACCGGGTCGATCGCGGCCGGCGCGATGGTCATCACCATCCCGATCATCATTTTTGTTCTCATCTTCCAGCGGCGCATCGTCGCTGGCCTGACATCCGGTGCGGTAAAGGGGTAA